From Carettochelys insculpta isolate YL-2023 chromosome 3, ASM3395843v1, whole genome shotgun sequence, a single genomic window includes:
- the MAP10 gene encoding microtubule-associated protein 10, producing MATEAGGAREGLFSLELLVEWVRLELPPRGPLRPAVALRLLDFPTLLVRAPEPGSPPGPLVPFGRGKSCLFRLAPGALRGLQLHALLLALPAGPGAPRLLGSCCVPLAPAAEDLLRPPQGGTWPDSRGRRGRYPLRDLMGERVGELALGYRLSSLGPALVGHLPADLGQGVAGKELPSSPRCAPDSQCKSEPRLQGGPVEQEPGLALSGGSEPEPLHREEVGELESEPSVQPPSPGSQASLPPGEEEVKELEIESNIICPPPLYYTCLSAKPLPAQAPGMIVVAQPPVPQEQIPNVPPLPVQEACPDRGQPAGALAQSLGSTQQLRNTLSELPLLNALLVELSLLNNQTLQVGPSAVHPQLAWLYRKVEENTEASSPPSESKRPGRKDKETISNPSAGFKRSQQQFSKFGSFALREPGTGKGTKKYAVSKNSGFDKKSETKENTPQRKKLFYGLTNTLRLRLQQTNPDMLILHERREQLRKRQLEMGRGEKKGKSSISKRSLFRNTAEQCLMSSRHPARGGILEQNTQHDENIETLIQSSVEKNYSTIIRENISEPRKHAAYNRPNNHEENTKEENPYEVSTNSSIEGTTVKTAYKEKDMEIHLPRAFTQDTDAKRNKTDEEAVRDIHDKAMDDYNASILGYHQPGSNSLESNPELKYSDDFVGSPENTAYSEDFTSADYTGRDSVTLDSSPEPALVSQKHTCSDMESESKKSRISEKSLRTESISAPVPVASTVSPVHSLRRLHDIKAKKQSSHAAVSMSVSDSSPAGSLEQELTSCNKEDSKIDQNITHAPDVKSKQANSDISSAVKGQTSLEKSQSLRTSQVSSYLPSNMSDLELSGVENSISDKEEDDDFGTLSIPNQYKHISELVVNKLPGYTM from the coding sequence ATGGCGACGGAGGCGGGCGGCGCGCGCGAGGGTCTCTTctcgctggagctgctggtggagtgggtgcggctggagctgcccccgCGCGGCCCCCTGCGCCCGGCCGTGGCGCTGCGGCTGCTGGACTTTCCCACGCTGCTGGTGCGCGCGCCCGAGCCGGGCAGCCCGCCGGGGCCGCTTGTCCCCTTCGGCCGCGGCAAGTCCTGCCTCTTCCGCCTGGCCCCGGGCGCCCTGCGCGGCCTGCAGCTCCACGCGCTGCTGCTGGCGTTGCCCGCGGGGCCCGGCGCGCCGCGGCTGCTCGGCAGCTGCTGCGTCCCCCTGGCCCCGGCCGCAGAGGACCTGCTGCGGCCGCCGCAGGGCGGGACCTGGCCCGACTCCCGAGGCCGTAGGGGCCGCTACCCGTTGCGAGACCTCATGGGGGAGCGGGTCGGGGAGTTAGCCCTGGGCTACCGCCTCAGCAGCTTGGGGCCTGCCCTGGTGGGGCACCTGCCTGCTGACTTGGGGCAAGGGGTGGCTGGGAAAGAGCTGCCGTCCAGTCCCCGCTGCGCCCCAGATTCCCAGTGCAAAAGTGAGCCCAGGCTCCAGGGGGGACCCGTGGAACAAGAGCCTGGACTGGCCTTGTCCGGTGGCAGCGAACCCGAACCCCTGCACAGGGAGGAGGTTGGGGAGCTGGAGTCAGAGCCCAGTGTCCAGCCACCTTCACCTGGCAGCCAGGCCTCACTGccccctggggaggaggaggtgaaggAATTGGAGATAGAATCAAATATCATCTGCCCTCCCCCCTTGTACTACACGTGCCTGTCTGCAAAGCCCCTTCCAGCCCAGGCCCCTGGGATGATAGTAGTTGCTCAGCCTCCAGTCCCACAGGAGCAGATCCCAAATGTACCACCGCTACCCGTGCAGGAAGCTTGTCCAGATAGAGGTCAACCTGCAGGAGCCTTAGCCCAATCGCTGGGTAGTACCCAGCAGCTCAGAAACACACTCTCAGAGCTGCCTCTGCTCAATGCTTTGCTAGTAGAACTGTCTCTGTTGAACAATCAAACCCTGCAAGTAGGACCATCTGCTgttcacccacagctggcctggctCTATCGCAAAGTGGAAGAAAACACAGAGGCCTCAAGTCCTCCCAGTGAAAGCAAAAGGCCAGGTAGGAAAGATAAGGAAACTATTTCTAACCCTAGTGCAGGATTCAAGAGAAGCCAGCAACAGTTTTCTAAATTTGGGTCTTTTGCCTTACGAGAACCTGGAACAGGGAAAGGAACCAAGAAATATGCAGTATCCAAGAACAGTGGTTTTGACAAAAAGAGTGAAACCAAAGAAAATACACCCCAAAGAAAGAAACTCTTTTATGGACTGACAAACACCCTAAGGTTAAGATTACAGCAGACCAATCCAGATATGTTAATACTTCATGAAAGGAGAGAACAATTGAGAAAGAGGCAACTGGAGATGGGCAGAGGAGAGAAGAAAGGCAAAAGCTCTATTTCCAAAAGAAGTCTATTCAGAAACACTGCTGAACAGTGTTTGATGTCTTCCAGGCATCCTGCCAGGGGAGGAATTTTAGAGCAAAATACTCAGCATGATGAAAATATTGAGACTTTAATACAAAGTAGtgttgaaaaaaattattctacCATTATAAGGGAAAATATTTCTGAACCACGGAAACATGCTGCCTATAACAGGCCAAACAATCATGAGGAAAACACAAAGGAAGAGAATCCATATGAAGTGAGTACAAACTCTTCAATTGAAGGAACTACAGTTAAAACTGCTTACAAAGAAAAGGATATGGAAATCCATCTGCCAAGAGCTTTCACACAGGATACCGATGCAAAGAGAAATAAAACAGATGAGGAAGCAGTACGTGATATTCATGACAAAGCCATGGATGACTATAATGCTTCCATATTAGGCTATCATCAACCAGGCTCAAACAGTCTTGAAAGTAATCCTGAACTCAAGTATTCAGATGATTTTGTAGGCAGCCCTGAGAACACAGCCTACTCAGAAGATTTCACCAGTGCTGACTATACTGGCAGAGACTCAGTAACTCTCGATAGCAGCCCAGAACCTGCATTGGTAAGCCAAAAGCATACTTGCTCGGACATGGAGTCAGAATCCAAGAAGTCCAGAATTTCTGAAAAAAGTCTGAGAACTGAAAGTATTTCAGCTCCTGTACCAGTTGCTTCAACTGTGTCTCCAGTCCACTCTCTTAGAAGACTCCATGACATAAAAGCAAAAAAACAGAGTTCACATGCAGCTGTCAGTATGTCCGTTAGTGACTCCTCTCCTGCAGGTTCATTAGAGCAGGAGTTAACTTCATGCAACAAGGAAGATAGCAAGATTGACCAAAATATTACCCATGCTCCTGATGTGAAGAGTAAGCAAGCTAATTCTGATATTAGTAGTGCAGTAAAGGGCCAAACCTCTTTGGAAAAGAGCCAGTCATTGAGGACATCTCAAGTTAGCTCCTACTTGCCATCCAACATGTCTGATCTTGAACTTAGTGGTGTGGAAAACAGTATATCAGACAAGGAAGAGGATGACGACTTTGGGACACTGAGTATTCCCAATCAATACAAGCACATCAGTGAGCTAGTCGTAAACAAGCTTCCTGGATATACAATGTAA